From the Elaeis guineensis isolate ETL-2024a chromosome 16, EG11, whole genome shotgun sequence genome, the window CTCTAGCTCTCCAAgagccttttaagctccaccATGGTAgcgaaaagagagaagagagaacgaACTCCGGAGACGAAGAGCTATGGAAAGTATAAGGATTTTAGAAGAAGCTAGATGGCAAGAAGCCTATGAGAAGtcccaaatttaaaataaaataaaataaaataccttatcatatatatatatatatatatatatatatatatatatatatatatatatggagcaaCCGCATTATGCGTCTCCATTTGATATGTGGATAAAAGGTTTTGTGCCACCTGCCTCCTCACAGTTCTCCATCTTCCGtgatatttttaagaaaaaaaaactcGAGGGAGGATCGAAGGTCAGACGAGCTAAATCCGAAGGTGATCGCAAGGCCTAAATCGCCGATAGGAAAGTTTCGATGCCTACCGATAGTGGTTGACGAGGGAGATCGAAAGGCGGACAAAGAAGGTGATGGGGAAGGGGAGCGGCGGATCTCGATGCATCTGATGGTGACGGTGAGGAGGAGGAGAGGCCGTGGAGGGGGGAAAGTTGAGGAGGAGGAAGGGATGGAGATACTTGGCTTATCTCCGACGACCGAGTTGCTTTAAGCCAACCGACGATCTGCCGGCGATGGTTGATGGTGGAGATCGGAAGGTGAACAAAGAAGGCAGCAAGGAAGGAGATTTAAACTCTTAAGGATGGTGTAGGCGATGTCTCTCTCCCAGGCCCGAACCTGCGCCATCTTCATCATCTCCAGTCGAGGTGGAGGCAAAGCACCGGATCCATCCTCACGGCCACCATCGGAGGAGGAGGGGGGGTCGGGTTGGGGTGGCGACAGGGAGGAGAGATTGAAGAGGAGGATGTGGAGAGGGAGCAAGGGGTGGTCTTGAGGACGAACGAAGGCCAGGGGATGAAGGATGGAGCCTGAGGAAACTCTTTTGGTTGCTGAGGCGACGAACGATTTGTTACAATAGAGATATGTGATAACTTAACATGGCCCTTATTTGAACTAGCCATTTGTTTTGCATGAACATGTGGAATATTGGTTGAGGTTGGATTTTAGTACGCTCACTTGCATAATAATTGAAGGATGTGTGTATCAgagttctttctctctctatatatatatatattattctatcatctatatgatattataaatattatttaatatattatcaataatattTAATTCAATAATCAAATGAAGGATATTTCAATAGCATGGAGACAACTAGAAGGTCTTCATTGTAGTatttatgagattttttttttgttcatagatatcatatatttgtatattatttcactatttattatttaatatctcataaaaGATATTTAATTCGATGATAAAATAGAGTAGTTATTGGTCAGTGGCTTtggtttaaaattattttttggatactcacttgaatattaaataactttttaaatttttttaaattttgcaaTGCTAGGTGCTTATATTTGTTAAGTTTTcgttgtatttttaaatggattataAATATATTGTCAGTGCTACCATTAGAAAAGTTGTAGATACGAGAGGAGAGAATCGAAGGAGGAGGAGATATGAAAaggtttaaaaataatatataaaaaataatttttaaaatatttttattatttttaaaatatataaaataaatataataaaatagataaataaaattaaatattattttaaaaaattatatttcatacATCGCAGGTTCTAAGCTAGTATAAACTTATACTTCATATcgtgcataaatttttttattattttaattatttttaaaatatatataaaataaatattaaaaaattaataaaataaaatatcttttcaagGAAAAAATCCCGAGGTTATAAGTTGGTTGAGTTTTTATATCCCACtaatattcttatttatatatatttattaaaaaaaatatggatataaattcatTGATATTCCACGTATTTTCACAGATGATAAAAGTTCCGTACGTGCAGCAGTTGCCCGGGCTACGCACGTCGTTTCCCATCTGAAAACACATTCGAGGATCGTTCACCGAAACAAACAAAAATAAACCTTCGAGACACGTGGTAGTACATCTTCGGCCGTACTTAAAAGTCTCTGTCACCGTACGGTCTCGTTACTATTCTCATCAAATTATATTACCCAAATTATCCTTGTTGTCCGCCGTCTGATCAGTGTCGCCCAAGCATACCATCACCTAATCgttattttggatcaagtcacgAGGACAATTtcgtcaaaataaaaaaaatctctacttTGGTGTTGCAGATCAAGGGACGGGCGAAACTCCCCTCGCTTTGGCATGGCTTGACTGCTGGCCCGACCGACCCGCTCGCCCAAAAGACCGGATCGCGATCCGCTCACTCGCGGTAAGCTGACTCCCTCCCACTTTTCCCGGAACGCCAATCTATGTGTCCCCGAAATCATCCCCAATCTCATTAAAGCTCCAATTGATACTTCTGCCCAAATTTGGTTGAAAACTCCAGGTTTAAACATTATGCGGGGACGTTCATGGATGAAGTAGAAGCAAAGCTTTTGGAAAGGTTACAATATTTTTGACATTATTTGTATTCAAGTTTTCGCCCAACGGGGATTAAAGTAGAAATCACAGTCTCACCGCTATCCCATAAATCGAATTCGAGAAATCCCAGCGATTCTATTCATCTCACCTGGATTTGTTTTGGACCCGGATTCAGTTACTCCACTTAGACTCACCGTCTAATACGGCACCTCTCGTTCATTATTCCATCTCCATCCACACCTCTTATTCCAATTGCGCCGGCCTATATATGGACCGATCGACTCCCCTTTCACCATAACATCATCATCCAGTCTTCTCCATTACTCCTTATTCCGAAGGCCCGGCAGCCATGTCACTGTTAGAAGATCTCGTTAACATCAACCTCTCCGACACCACGGAGaaaatcatcgcggagtacgtaTGGTAATAAGCAAACTATGGCCATTCCATCTTTATTCTTCGAGGACAATTTTATTCTTTGTAGAGATTtcttatttgtttttttttttttttttccttcaggaTCGGTGGATCTGGAATGGATATGAGGAGCAAAGCAAGGGTTAGTCATCGTTTTCGCTTTGCTTTTCCGTTCTTGTTTTGTTTTTATTAAGGTGGTTAACTTAATCTGAATCTTAATCTTGGGTTGGGATGGGATAGACTCTTTCGGGCCCGGTATCCGATCCGTCCAAGTTACCCAAGTGGAACTACGATGGATCCAGCACTGGCCAGGCTCCAGGACACGACAGTGAAGTGATCTTATAGTGAGTTAACTTTTCTTTTAATCTAATCACTATTCTGACTCTTTTTGTCGGCAatatttgttttgttttgatGTTCATAACATTTTTTTGTTGTTTTCTTAAATAGTCCTCAGGCTATTTTCAAGGATCCATTCAGGAGAGGCAACAATATTTTGgtattattttaatcttaaattcACGCTTTTTGATCTGCTTTTTTGGGAATTTTTTAGTTTGATGGATCTCCTAGGATCTGCGATTTTGGCTAGATCAGAGTTTCTTTTTTACATAAAGAAGTTCTTTTCTATAATAAAACTTTTTTAGGTGATATGCGACGCTTATACACCGGCTGGGGAACCGATTCCTACAAACAAGCGGTTCAATGCGGCCAAGATCTTCAGCCATCCAGATGTCGTCACTGAGGAGCCATGGTATTTGTTTTCCTAGAATTTTGTTAATGTCTTCTTAATTTTGGTACCAATTTTTTTTTCGCTATTTAGGGATTAAATTGGATACAACATAGGGGGGAAAAAGGAACAAACCCTTTAGTCATTAATAAATCAAAGTTTACTAGAATTACTTAAGAAAATTGGATCTTGGTGGTGCAATGCATTAATTTAGTTTTTTCCAGTTATCTGGTCTAGAGAAAATTTGACGTTTGGTTTTTTGTTTATAAGCTTATGCCCACTGAAATTGGTCGTAGTCCTTTCTAAATAGTGGAGCATATCTATCTGGATCTTTCTTATTATATCACGATAAGTGACGTGAGGCCCATTATTTATAACCAAGAATTAAATATTGGCCATAGAAGACTTCTAATTAAACGGTCCACCTAGAGATGGCTTGTCATTTTCGTTTGTTACCTTATTAATTACGTCACCCTTAACTACTGTTTCCTTTTGCTTTTGTTATGTTCTGATCCCTTTTATTAGTTTGGAACTTCTAAATTATAGCTCTCTTACTTCTCTGTTATAAGTTACATGCAGAGAGCTTCTCCTTCGTTCTCAAAATTTGTAAGAAGTAAAATATTTGACGCCGAACCCATCTAACCGTAGACTACATTTTTGCCTGGTTGTTTTCGGCTACAAACTTGATTTAGGAACATATATTTTAGAGAATTATAGATCTGATAGGCTAGAAATTCTTAAGTAAAATATGGACACTCTTACTTGTTATATTTGCATAAATATCTCATTTCCAATTATTCTCATTGTCTATAATTCAATGGACTGGTCGAAATTAGAACAAGCAGTGAGTTCTATTATTCTAGATGGCTGGCATAATTCCAAATTGTATAttctactttcttttttttatatgatttgaagatgTATTTAATTAGGGTGATGTTGACAGATGCTCCTAGTGGATTTAGCAACATAAAAGTTTCTGCTAACTAATTATGTGCCTCAACTTTTTGGCCCATCCACCCACACTCTGTTAGATTTTTGTGGGGCGTTATATGTGCCTAATTTCCTTCTTATAGAATTTCCATTAATCGCTCCAAATAAAAAACTGATCCAAGTTACGTTTGTTGGTCTTCAGCATGCTAATGGTTGATATTTATTTTGTTGAGGCATGGACTATTTTGAAGAAATTAATATTAAGAAACATATGGTCTAGGGGGCTAATGTCAGGAACATGAGATGCTATACAAAACAAGGACATTTGACCATAGGTTTAATCTCGAATCTGATATTTACATGTTATTTCAGAGGACAAAAGGCTGCTGCCAATCAGAAGCCATGATGCATGCAATGTTCCGCATGCTATCCATCCAAAGGCCCCTTTTGTATCAGCGCCTTGTAGTGCTTCTGATGGACAGAGTGCCACAGATCACAGATTCCAATGGATGCTCCAGCATGTGGCACATGTAATGCATCTTGGCTACCCGGAAGCTGCGTGCTAGACTTTTAAAATAATGAATTTATTGTTCGTAATGAGTGTCCACGGGCATTTAAATAGTGAGCATAAGCGTAATTAGTTCTGCTCATATTATTATTGGCTGAAATGATGCCCTCATGATTGGTTAGACATGTTAGATGGTTAGTCTTTCTTGGAATAGGATTTTGCAGACCCTTAAATTTGGTTAGTAATAAATATTAGGCGCAAAGTAATAGTCATGGGGGGTTGTCCTACGAGATGGCTAATCAAGTGCATTTCACCCTTTCATTTTACTTGGCATATTCCTGTGCATTAAACTATATAGTATAAGCTTAAAAGGAAATTTGCAGTATTGTTGCAAATCGATGATATAGCCACTCACAAAAGTTTATCAACCTTACCGATCTTGGCTTTCTTTATTTTGCTAATCTTTCTTCCAGAAACCCTAACACATTGTACACTTACAAATTTCATGGACTCCTATCCATAGGTTGAACCACAAGTTTCCATCTCATAGATGTCATTTACTTCCAAGAAATTATGTATCTTCTCTCTCTCATAGACCCTattagtctccaagagacatttgtcttcaactagataattcatatGTACTATTAATCAATTTTGCTCTAATTTATGACTTACAATGAGTTGAGCCAAGAATTCTGACCTATAATTTCACACCTTTTCTTCTGGTCCAGCACAAGCCGGTGATTTTTTTTTGGGTCCTTAATTGCAATTAATATTTCATAGTCCTCTATTTCTGTTTTAAATATATGCTTAATTCTGGGTTATCTTCATTGTTTTTAGGCTTTGATTTTGCTTTCTTTTGACTAAGTCACACCAAGTGACCTGGGTATTTGCTGAATTAAACCTATTTGGTAACCTTTTTGGGTGCATTAAAATTATCTATGTAAAATATTAATTATGACCTTGTTTGGTCAGGTATGGCATTGAACAGGAGTATACTCTGTTTCAGAAGGATGTTCATTGGCCTCTTGGATGGCCAGTTGGAGGCTACCCAGGCCCTCAGGTTTTTATCTAATTATTCCTTGTATATTCCTCAATTATGCAGtctgctaataatttgtatgcTGAGTTGTCTGGTTGTCTAATTGAGTCAAAGTCTAGATATTTGGGTGTATGCAGGGTGCAGAGAACCTGTAGACAGACACATTAGTTAGTTTTCATATCGATTtgaatattaatattattctttGATCTATGTAAATCCCTATTTTAAAATGCATTGCTTTTTTGATGATCCCACAAGTTCTAATAATTCCAATAAGAGGAGAAAAACTTGCAGCTTCACACATACAAGGGCAAAATGAATGATGGTGCCCAAGTGATATAAGTAATGTAATTTGGCTAAATGGCTATATGACTGTATATGTCAATGTTCAATTTGGCTTTGCATGCAGTATGTCAATGCCCAATTATTGGTCTTCAATGTTTTGCAAATTATGAATCATAAACTTGTGGCCGTTAGTATTAAGCATATACCCAGTAAAACAATTGTAAGATAGCTTTGTCCAAAGGCGATATCCCTAGGAGTTTGAAACTCAAGTAACGCTCTTTCACTTTCCATGTTAATGCTTCTGATTGACAAGTTGTTGGGAAACTACATTTTGGATGGCTTCTGATTTGCTTGCCAGTAATTTTTTTATGGATCTAACTTGTGTTGATGCCATTGGCTTCTTAAATTGATGAAGTTTATTACATGAAAAATTGTTTTCCACAGCACAGAATATATGTCCTCAGCTTTTTGCGAAGTTTCCCATTTCTCTAATAGCATTCATTTGTCTATAGGGCCCGTACTACTGCGGTGTTGGAGCTGATAAGGCATTTGGCCGTGACATTGTAGATTCTCATTACAAGGCATGCCTTTATGCTGGG encodes:
- the LOC105058949 gene encoding glutamine synthetase nodule isozyme isoform X2, whose amino-acid sequence is MSLLEDLVNINLSDTTEKIIAEYVWIGGSGMDMRSKARTLSGPVSDPSKLPKWNYDGSSTGQAPGHDSEVILYPQAIFKDPFRRGNNILVICDAYTPAGEPIPTNKRFNAAKIFSHPDVVTEEPWYGIEQEYTLFQKDVHWPLGWPVGGYPGPQGPYYCGVGADKAFGRDIVDSHYKACLYAGINISGINGEVMPGQWEFQVGPAVGISAGDELWVARYILERITEIAGVVLSLDPKPIQGDWNGAGAHTNYSTKSMRSDGGIDVIKKAIEKLGLKHKEHIAAYGEGNERRLTGHHETADINTFSWGVAHRGASVRVGRETEKNGKGYFEDRRPASNMDPYLVTSMIAETTILWNP
- the LOC105058949 gene encoding glutamine synthetase nodule isozyme isoform X1 → MSLLEDLVNINLSDTTEKIIAEYVWIGGSGMDMRSKARTLSGPVSDPSKLPKWNYDGSSTGQAPGHDSEVILYPQAIFKDPFRRGNNILVICDAYTPAGEPIPTNKRFNAAKIFSHPDVVTEEPWYGIEQEYTLFQKDVHWPLGWPVGGYPGPQGPYYCGVGADKAFGRDIVDSHYKACLYAGINISGINGEVMPGQWEFQVGPAVGISAGDELWVARYILERITEIAGVVLSLDPKPIQGDWNGAGAHTNYSTKSMRSDGGIDVIKKAIEKLGLKHKEHIAAYGEGNERRLTGHHETADINTFSWGVAHRGASVRVGRETEKNGKAEGFSTLHPPPNKIKMGATLAFPLVTLKIEGQHPTWILIW